A single region of the Bifidobacterium asteroides DSM 20089 genome encodes:
- a CDS encoding serine/threonine-protein kinase has product MQQNGSQAQRPGTVPAVDQAPVLPGLRLMRPLDLGGTAAVYLYEQEGLNRPVAVKVALQGSMDRQTHQLFLREAKNLAKLSTHPCILSIHQALVSDDGRDCLVLEYAPGGSCKTIMLKGGMDQESVLDLGVRMASALCCAHERGILHRDVKPSNFLITDQGLPVLADFGISSGIYGSERAGGLSIPWAAPEVLANRSGGSEASDIYSLGASLFGMLAGRSPYEYAYQARNEDHLARLILTAETPVLHMGEASPMLSAALEKAMAHDRDDRYYSALEFGRALQEVQQELYGHATPFIGEGIDPYPKAYAGPHARIAVIAGREECKESGRPWTGARASSQPRLRPDSEAVTDHEGSQARHFPGGSRRLILLGLILAIVLALALAWALVVGLPNGSERGSRPTTGSSQVQSQQMQSPDPTDSSDPQALQEGPVPSPTQGQGHYQGTTAVFTWVNPDPKPADSYVWHPLDQGGTGDRGRSVQTRQPTARIDSPQGGQTCISVTLVRADRSMSQEPTIICAVQ; this is encoded by the coding sequence TGTGGCAGTCAAGGTGGCACTCCAAGGCAGCATGGACCGACAGACCCATCAGCTCTTTCTGCGGGAGGCCAAGAACCTGGCCAAGCTTTCCACCCACCCCTGCATCCTGAGCATCCACCAGGCCCTGGTCAGCGATGACGGACGGGATTGCCTGGTACTCGAATACGCCCCGGGCGGCAGCTGCAAGACCATCATGCTCAAGGGGGGCATGGACCAGGAAAGCGTGCTGGACCTGGGAGTGCGCATGGCCTCGGCCCTCTGCTGCGCCCATGAACGCGGAATCCTGCACCGGGACGTCAAACCCAGCAACTTTCTCATCACGGACCAGGGCCTGCCCGTCCTGGCTGACTTCGGCATCTCCTCGGGCATCTATGGAAGCGAACGGGCCGGCGGACTTTCCATACCCTGGGCGGCCCCAGAGGTCCTGGCAAACCGCTCGGGAGGATCCGAGGCCAGCGACATCTACTCCCTGGGTGCCTCGCTCTTCGGCATGCTGGCCGGCCGCTCCCCCTACGAGTACGCCTACCAGGCCCGGAATGAGGATCACCTTGCCCGGCTGATTCTGACAGCGGAAACCCCGGTTCTGCACATGGGCGAAGCTTCTCCTATGCTGTCCGCCGCCTTGGAGAAAGCCATGGCTCATGACCGGGATGATCGCTACTACTCGGCGCTGGAGTTCGGTCGCGCACTTCAGGAGGTCCAGCAGGAGCTCTACGGCCATGCAACGCCCTTCATCGGCGAGGGAATCGACCCCTATCCGAAGGCATATGCGGGCCCACATGCCCGGATCGCAGTCATCGCAGGCCGGGAAGAATGCAAGGAGTCCGGCCGCCCCTGGACCGGGGCACGGGCCAGCTCCCAACCGCGTCTGCGCCCAGACAGTGAGGCGGTCACTGACCATGAAGGCAGCCAGGCCAGGCATTTCCCCGGCGGCAGCCGCCGTTTGATCCTTTTAGGACTGATCCTCGCCATCGTCCTGGCCCTGGCCCTGGCCTGGGCCCTGGTTGTCGGCCTGCCGAACGGTTCCGAACGAGGCTCACGGCCGACCACGGGTTCCTCCCAGGTCCAATCCCAACAGATGCAGTCCCCGGACCCGACGGATTCGAGCGACCCCCAGGCTTTGCAGGAGGGTCCGGTTCCCTCGCCCACCCAGGGCCAAGGCCACTACCAGGGCACCACGGCCGTGTTCACCTGGGTCAATCCCGACCCCAAACCGGCAGACAGCTACGTTTGGCATCCCCTGGACCAGGGCGGCACCGGAGATCGTGGCCGCAGCGTGCAGACCCGACAGCCGACCGCCCGCATCGACAGTCCGCAGGGGGGCCAGACCTGCATCAGCGTCACCCTGGTGCGGGCCGACCGGAGCATGTCCCAGGAGCCCACCATTATCTGCGCTGTTCAGTGA